One genomic region from Salvia hispanica cultivar TCC Black 2014 chromosome 2, UniMelb_Shisp_WGS_1.0, whole genome shotgun sequence encodes:
- the LOC125208035 gene encoding glutathione gamma-glutamylcysteinyltransferase 1 isoform X2, translating to MAMASLYRRILPSPPAIDFASSEGKKLFTEAIHSGTMEGFFKLISYFQTQSEPAYCGLASLSMVLNALAIDPRRKWKGPWRWFDENMLDCCESLEKVKNTGITFGKVVCLAHCAGAKVEAFRTTQSTIDDFRKYVMACASSEDCHVISAYHRGVFKQTGTGHFSPIGGYHAERDMALILDVARFKYPPHWVPLRLLWEAMDTVDESNGLHRGFLLVTRHQRSPALLYTLSCKHESWITTAKYLMDDVPVLLSSDNMQNVKNVLASVFMSLPADFAEFIKWVAEIRREEDNSQTLSEEEKGRLRIKEEVLKRMQETDLYKHVTDILSSETLGCQFKQTLGREDSLPNIAASVCSQGAGILTGKSGSSDMFCCRETCVRSYRATNGDKPVTVVSGTVVNSNGEHGVDMLVPLSQTDSSCSNFGSCGYSGMHPASNDVLTALLLALPPETWSGIKDEKTFEEVSDLVSTEQFHPLLQEEILHLRGQLLMLKRCKDNKVQLE from the exons ATGGCGATGGCAAGTTTATACCGGCGTATCCTCCCTTCTCCACCTGCCATTGACTTCGCTTCCTCCGAAGGCAAG AAACTATTTACAGAAGCCATTCACAGTGGAACCATGGAAGGTTTCTTCAAGTTGATTTCTTATTTCCAGACACAATCTGAACCTGCATATTGTGGTCTGGCTAGCCTTTCGATGGTTTTGAACGCCCTTGCGATTGATCCTCGTAGAAAATGGAAAG GGCCGTGGAGATGGTTTGATGAAAACATGTTGGATTGCTGTGAGTCTCTAGAAAAGGTAAAGAACACAGGTATCACATTCGGGAAAGTTGTATGCTTGGCTCACTGTGCTGGAGCTAAGGTTGAAGCTTTTCGGACAACTCAGAGCACTATAGACGATTTCCGGAAATATGTCATGGCATGTGCTTCTTCAGAGGATTGTCATGTGATTTCAGCATATCACAGAGGAGTATTTAAACAG ACTGGAACAGGACATTTTTCACCAATTGGTGGATATCACGCTGAACGTGATATGGCTCTGATCCTAGATGTTGCAAGATTCAAATATCCTCCTCACTGGGTTCCACTTCGTCTTCTTTGGGAAGCTATGGATACAGTTGATGAATCAAATGGACTACACAGAGG GTTTTTGCTCGTGACTAGGCACCAAAGATCACCTGCTTTACTTTACACCctg AGCTGTAAACATGAGAGTTGGATCACTACTGCAAAATATCTGATGGATGATGTCCCGGTGCTATTAAGTTCCGACAATATGCAAAATGTCAAGAATGTGCTTGCAAGTGTCTTCATGTCTCTTCCAGCAGACTTTGCAGAGTTCATTAAATGGGTGGCAGAGATTCGTAGAGAAGAGGATAACAGTCAAACTTTGAGTGAAGAAGAGAAAGGGAGGCTTCGTATCAAG GAGGAGGTGTTGAAAAGAATGCAAGAAACTGACCTTTACAAGCATGTTACTGATATTCTGTCTTCAGAGACACTTGGGTGCCAGTTCAAGCAAACGTTGGGCCGCGAAGATAGCTTGCCTAACATTGCTGCTTCCGTATGCTCCCAAGGGGCGGGGATTTTGACGGGAAAGTCAGGTTCTTCAGATATGTTTTGCTGCCGGGAGACATGTGTGAGAAGTTACAGAGCCACTAATGGGGACAAACCTGTTACCGTAGTATCTGGAACAGTGGTCAACAGCAATGGAGAGCATGGAGTTGATATGTTGGTCCCTTTATCACAAACAGATTCTAGCTGCTCCAATTttggctcatgtggttattCTGGTATGCACCCAGCTAGTAATGATGTTTTGACAGCACTTCTACTAGCATTGCCCCCAGAGACATGGTCAGGTATTAAAGACGAAAAGACTTTTGAGGAAGTATCTGATTTGGTTTCGACCGAACAATTTCATCCATTACTTCAAGAAGAG ATTTTGCATTTGCGTGGGCAACTACTTATGCTGAAGAGATGCAAGGATAACAAG GTTCAATTGGAGTAA
- the LOC125208035 gene encoding glutathione gamma-glutamylcysteinyltransferase 1 isoform X1, whose product MAMASLYRRILPSPPAIDFASSEGKKLFTEAIHSGTMEGFFKLISYFQTQSEPAYCGLASLSMVLNALAIDPRRKWKGPWRWFDENMLDCCESLEKVKNTGITFGKVVCLAHCAGAKVEAFRTTQSTIDDFRKYVMACASSEDCHVISAYHRGVFKQTGTGHFSPIGGYHAERDMALILDVARFKYPPHWVPLRLLWEAMDTVDESNGLHRGFLLVTRHQRSPALLYTLSCKHESWITTAKYLMDDVPVLLSSDNMQNVKNVLASVFMSLPADFAEFIKWVAEIRREEDNSQTLSEEEKGRLRIKEEVLKRMQETDLYKHVTDILSSETLGCQFKQTLGREDSLPNIAASVCSQGAGILTGKSGSSDMFCCRETCVRSYRATNGDKPVTVVSGTVVNSNGEHGVDMLVPLSQTDSSCSNFGSCGYSGMHPASNDVLTALLLALPPETWSGIKDEKTFEEVSDLVSTEQFHPLLQEEILHLRGQLLMLKRCKDNKVEDDLGSIGVTVGTSHNSNSLHDVAISSQRSNFYPKQTSCQKNSRALTRCSIKIAPSRWQGVLRPGIRRPGNDFSPFGLAYKFTSMVSFPKSAALCGRKSMLLA is encoded by the exons ATGGCGATGGCAAGTTTATACCGGCGTATCCTCCCTTCTCCACCTGCCATTGACTTCGCTTCCTCCGAAGGCAAG AAACTATTTACAGAAGCCATTCACAGTGGAACCATGGAAGGTTTCTTCAAGTTGATTTCTTATTTCCAGACACAATCTGAACCTGCATATTGTGGTCTGGCTAGCCTTTCGATGGTTTTGAACGCCCTTGCGATTGATCCTCGTAGAAAATGGAAAG GGCCGTGGAGATGGTTTGATGAAAACATGTTGGATTGCTGTGAGTCTCTAGAAAAGGTAAAGAACACAGGTATCACATTCGGGAAAGTTGTATGCTTGGCTCACTGTGCTGGAGCTAAGGTTGAAGCTTTTCGGACAACTCAGAGCACTATAGACGATTTCCGGAAATATGTCATGGCATGTGCTTCTTCAGAGGATTGTCATGTGATTTCAGCATATCACAGAGGAGTATTTAAACAG ACTGGAACAGGACATTTTTCACCAATTGGTGGATATCACGCTGAACGTGATATGGCTCTGATCCTAGATGTTGCAAGATTCAAATATCCTCCTCACTGGGTTCCACTTCGTCTTCTTTGGGAAGCTATGGATACAGTTGATGAATCAAATGGACTACACAGAGG GTTTTTGCTCGTGACTAGGCACCAAAGATCACCTGCTTTACTTTACACCctg AGCTGTAAACATGAGAGTTGGATCACTACTGCAAAATATCTGATGGATGATGTCCCGGTGCTATTAAGTTCCGACAATATGCAAAATGTCAAGAATGTGCTTGCAAGTGTCTTCATGTCTCTTCCAGCAGACTTTGCAGAGTTCATTAAATGGGTGGCAGAGATTCGTAGAGAAGAGGATAACAGTCAAACTTTGAGTGAAGAAGAGAAAGGGAGGCTTCGTATCAAG GAGGAGGTGTTGAAAAGAATGCAAGAAACTGACCTTTACAAGCATGTTACTGATATTCTGTCTTCAGAGACACTTGGGTGCCAGTTCAAGCAAACGTTGGGCCGCGAAGATAGCTTGCCTAACATTGCTGCTTCCGTATGCTCCCAAGGGGCGGGGATTTTGACGGGAAAGTCAGGTTCTTCAGATATGTTTTGCTGCCGGGAGACATGTGTGAGAAGTTACAGAGCCACTAATGGGGACAAACCTGTTACCGTAGTATCTGGAACAGTGGTCAACAGCAATGGAGAGCATGGAGTTGATATGTTGGTCCCTTTATCACAAACAGATTCTAGCTGCTCCAATTttggctcatgtggttattCTGGTATGCACCCAGCTAGTAATGATGTTTTGACAGCACTTCTACTAGCATTGCCCCCAGAGACATGGTCAGGTATTAAAGACGAAAAGACTTTTGAGGAAGTATCTGATTTGGTTTCGACCGAACAATTTCATCCATTACTTCAAGAAGAG ATTTTGCATTTGCGTGGGCAACTACTTATGCTGAAGAGATGCAAGGATAACAAGGTAGAAGACGATCTAG GTTCAATTGGAGTAACAGTAGGTACTTCCCACAACTCAAACTCTCTGCACGATGTAGCAATATCATCCCAAAGATCCAATTTTTATCCAAAGCAAACCTCGTGTCAAAAAAATTCACGTGCTTTAACCCGTTGTTCAATCAAGATAGCGCCATCTCGTTGGCAAGGTGTCCTCCGCCCAGGGATAAGAAGACCTGGCAATGACTTCTCGCCTTTTGGCCTTGCTTATAAATTTACATCAATGGTTTCCTTCCCAAAGAGTGCTGCACTTTGCGGCAGGAAAAGCATGCTTCTAGCTTGA